The following are encoded together in the Oncorhynchus kisutch isolate 150728-3 linkage group LG8, Okis_V2, whole genome shotgun sequence genome:
- the LOC109895876 gene encoding long-chain-fatty-acid--CoA ligase 1, whose translation MHFQEWLQSLHSSGGVQGPVREDFWSLLPSSSSFSLSSLSRSPSSLLGIGALASLTAYWLVTRRRPMQPPCDLNAQSIAVQGEPNWRRSALLKDDALLEFYYDDTRTAYDMFQRGLRVAGNGPCLGFRKPGEPYQWISYTEVAEQAQVLGSGLLGKGCQPNPQQFVGIFAQNRPEWIISELACYTFSMAVVPLYDTLGEEAMVHILNLAEISLVICDKEEKAESLLGNKEKGATPTLSCLVLFNDCSDAIVERGKNCGVEILELAQLMVLGRQNLKDPMPPKPQDLAVVCFTSGTTGKPKGAMITHGNIASNSSSVIKILEGSFFIRQEDVSISYLPLAHMFERMIQVSMFCHGARVGFYQGDISLLMDDIKTLKPTFFPVVPRLLNRIYDKILGSVTSPLRRAVLHYAVRRKQAELSSGVVRNNSLWDRLVFNRIQANLGGNLRFILTASAPISPTVLSFLRATLGCLIFEGYGQTECTAGCTFSMPGDWSAGHVGAPLPCAMVKLVDIPDMNYYAKNGEGEICIRGHSVFRGYLKDEEKTAEALDSDGWLHSGDVGQWLLNGTLRIIDRKKHIFKLSQGEYIAPERIENVYMRCVPVLQVFVHGDSLKSHLIGIVVPDPEVFIDWVKERGIIGSYKELCQHPDVKKAVLEDMTAVGKEAGLKSFEQLKDLHLHPEMFTVSNGLLTPTLKSRRVDIRRVFQEQITNMYSTTVI comes from the exons ATGCATTTTCAGGAGTGGTTACAGTCCCTTCACTCCAGTGGGGGGGTTCAGGGACCTGTGAGGGAGGACTTCTGGAGCCTTCTCCCCTCGtcatcctctttctccctctcctctctctctcggtccccaTCCTCTCTGCTGGGTATAGGGGCTCTGGCCTCCCTCACTGCATACTGGCTGGTGACCCGCCGTCGGCCCATGCAGCCCCCCTGTGATCTCAATGCCCAGTCTATCGCTGTACAG GGAGAGCCCAATTGGAGGCGTTCAGCTTTGCTCAAGGACGATGCCCTGTTGGAGTTCTACTATGATGACACCAGGACAGCCTATGACATGTTCCAGAGAGGACTGAGGGTGGCAG GGAACGGCCCATGCCTTGGCTTCAGGAAACCTGGGGAACCTTACCAGTGGATCTCCTACACTGAG GTGGCTGAACAGGCACAGGTGCTGGGCTCTGGGCTTTTGGGCAAAGGCTGCCAACCAAACCCTCAGCAGTTTGTTGGAATATTTGCCCAGAACAGACCAGAG TGGATTATTTCAGAGCTGGCCTGCTACACTTTCTCTATGGCCGTGGTGCCCCTGTATGACACACTTGGAGAGGAGGCCATGGTGCATATCCTCAACCTGG CGGAGATCTCACTGGTGATCTGTGACAAGGAGGAGAAGGCAGAGTCCCTTCTGGGGAATAAGGAGAAAGGTGCAACACCCACTCTCTCCTGTCTGGTGCTCTTTAATGACTGCAGTGATGCCATAGTGGAGAGGGGCAAGAACTGTGGAGTGGAGATCCTAGAACTCGCACAGCTCATG GTACTTGGACGACAGAACCTCAAAGATCCTATG CCACCAAAACCCCAGGACCTGGCAGTCGTGTGCTTCACCAGTGGAACCACAG GAAAGCCGAAGGGAGCCATGATCACCCACGGCAACATCGCCTCCAACTCCTCCTCTGTTATTAAGATCCTGGAG GGGTCATTTTTTATTCGGCAAGAAGACGTGTCAATCTCTTACTTGCCTCTTGCTCACATGTTTGAGAGGATGATTCAG GTTTCCATGTTCTGTCATGGGGCCAGGGTAGGATTCTACCAAGGGGATATCTCCCTACTCATGGACGATATTAAGACTCTGAAACCCACTTTCTTCCCAGTGGTGCCTCGCCTACTCAACCGCATCTACGACAAG ATCTTAGGCTCTGTGACGTCCCCATTGCGCCGGGCAGTGCTGCACTATGCAGTGAGGAGGAAGCAGGCTGAGCTCAGCAGTGGGGTTGTACGTAACAACAGTCTGTGGGACAGGCTGGTATTTAACAGGATTCAG GCTAATTTAGGAGGTAATCTGAGGTTTATCCTGACTGCCTCGGCCCCCATCTCCCCCACCGTGCTCTCCTTCCTCAGGGCCACCCTCGGCTGTCTG ATCTTTGAGGGTTACGGACAGACAGAATGCACAGCAGGCTGCACCTTCTCCATGCCAGGAGACTGGAGTGCAG GCCATGTTGGCGCTCCCCTGCCCTGTGCAATGGTGAAGTTGGTTGACATCCCTGATATGAACTATTATGCCAAGaacggagaaggagag ATCTGTATCCGTGGCCACAGTGTGTTCCGGGGTTACCTGAAGGATGAGGAGAAAACAGCAGAGGCTCTGGATAGCGATGGCTGGCTGCACAGTGGAGATGTGGGCCAGTGGTTACTG AACGGGACACTTCGCATCATAGACAGGAAGAAGCATATCTTCAAGCTGTCCCAGGGAGAGTACATCGCCCCTGAAAGGATTGAGAACGTCTACATGCGTTGTGTCCCTGTGCTACAGGTCTTTGTGCATGGTGACAGCTTAAAG tctCACCTGATTGGTATTGTTGTGCCAGACCCAGAAGTGTTTATTGATtgggttaaggagaggggaatCATTGGATCCTACAAGGAGCTCTGCCAGCATCCA GATGTGAAGAAAGCAGTGTTAGAAGACATGACAGCCGTGGGGAAGGAAGCTGGGCTGAAGTCTTTTGAGCAG CTGAAGGACCTGCACCTGCATCCAGAGATGTTCACTGTGAGCAACGGCCTTCTCACCCCCACCTTGAAGAGCAGACGAGTGGACATCCGCAGGGTCTTCCAGGAACAGATCACAAACATGTACAGCACAACAGTCATCTAG